GGTACGCGGATTGAATGCTTCGCGAAAATAAATGTATGCGCCACCTGCCCCCGGCATGGCGGCGCCCAATTCGGCATAAACCATGCCATCGCAAATGGAAAAAATCGCCCCCAGAAGCCACCCGAGAATCGCCTGCGGTCCACCCATCGCAGAAAGAATGACTCCGATGGTGATGAAGGGCCCGATTCCAATCATCTCCAGCATGTTGACTGCAGTGGATTGAAGCAACCCCATGCCGCGGACTAACTTGTCGGAGGTGGCGGCTATTTCAGACGGAAGATGCGGTGTAGAGTTGTCGACCAATTCCAGAATCCTGCTTACCTGAGCGCTTGTAAAGGTGAGCCGCAATATAGCACGTCAACGTTGTGCAGATGACGGTGGAGAGCGCATGAAAGAGCTGGTAACGCTGAGAGGCAGGAGAATGTGTTCCCTTTTGGGATCAAGAAAAATTCTCCCGCTTCATTGTTCCATATGCCTCTCCGTACTTTGCCTGATAACTGGTGTCGGTGCTCGAGAGCATCGTGCTTCGCCAACAGTCGGGTCGAGTGGAGTCATCGCGTCTGCACAATCTTCTCTCGCCTCAGGGAATCCAACAGAAGCGATACAGGTCCTTTCGACTCACCTTCAGGCGCACCCTAAAGACACTGCAGCGCGTCTGTTGCTGGGGGAGGCTTTTACAGCCAGGAGAGAACTCGGCCAGGCTGAGCAGCAATATCAGGAAATTCTGAAATACGCGCCCGACAACTACCTGGCGCTCGCCGGTCTGGGCGAGATCTATGACCGCGCAGGCGATCCTGCGAAGGCAGAAGCAATTCTGGCCCATGCCGCCAAGGTGAGCCACGGCGTACCGAAGGTACAAACCGCATGGGCGGTGGTGCTTGCTCGATTGCATCGTTACAGCGAAGCGTCCCACGCTCTGTCGGAGGTTCCACCGCCGAAATCGCCCGAAAAGCGGCTCTCCTTCCATCGACTCAAGGCGTCCATTGCCGCTGGCTTGGTAGATCCTGCCGGCGCAGCAGCGGAAATGGAGAACGCATTAGCGCTCTCGCCCAATCAAGCTGGACTCCAGATGGCTACTGCAGCTGCTGAAACTGAGGCAAAGCATTGGGAGCGGGCCGCGAAATTAGCTGGTCCGCTGTTTGCTCGCACTCATGACCCAGCTTTGGGATTGATGCTGCTGGAAGCACAGTTGGGAAGTGGCGATGAGATTCGTCATACGTTGGAACAGCTTCGCACATTGACTTTGTCGCAAGAACAGGAAGTAGTCTTCCGCCAACGACTGGCGGAAGTACTCATCGCACATGAACGCTTCTCCGAATCAGCAGACGAACTCAAGAGAGCAGTCGAACTCGATCCGAGTCGCGCCGAGGTGAGATTCAATCTCGCTCTTTCTCAATTCAAATCGGGCGGGTTGGACGATGCCTTGGCAACTGCAGAAAGCATGCAGACGACTGCTGACAGCGCTGAACTTGAAGATCTAATCGGAGACATTCAGGAAGCTCGCGGAGACGAGCTCTCGGCGGTGCGTAGCTATCAGGCTGCAATCGCGCTTGCACCGAATGAGGAGAAATACCGACTCTCGCTTGCGTTCGATCTTATCCGGCACAAGAGCTTCGAACCTGCTCGCGTGGTCCTGACGCAAGCTCAGGAATCGCATTCGAACTCCTGGCGGATCCAGGTTGCGTTGGGAATGGTCGAATATTTTTCCGGAAGCGCTGAAGAGGCGACCAAAACTCTTCTGAACGGTGCAGGCATGGCACCAGATCCCGAATTGGCGCTCCGATATGTCGGCGACGTTCAGATGGACGAATCAGGCCCGCCTAATCCTGCTGCATTGACTCGTCTTTGCGAGTATGGCGACGCTCATTCCAAGTCCGGAATGCTACAGTTCTACTGCGCTGCGTTGCTATTCCGTAGAGATTATCTTTCTAATGATCGCTCGCATACGGAGGAGATTCTTCGTCGGCTAAACACAGCAACTGAGAAGCTTCCCAACGAAGCCTCTCCTCATTGTCAACTGGGGAAGGCATACCGCTGGATCGAGCGTTGGCAGGATGCGCTTCGCGAATCGGAGACCTGCGCGCGAATGGAGCCGAACTCGCCGGACGCGCATTACCGGCTTGCTCAGATTTACCAGCATCTCGGTCAACAACATCGGTCTGAACAGGAGATGAAACTGTATCAAACGGCATCGGCACGTCTGGCCGACGAGAATGCCAGACGCGATGAGACCATCAAAACTTTTCTTTATTCAATTCAGGGCCAGGCGCAGGACCGCAAGTAAAAGCATCTGCGCTTCGCGTCCATCCCAGTGGTTTACCGCTTCGGCTTGTCCAGCGACGCGCGTTGTTTTCCCGATTGGGTACTGGCGAGCTGCGGACTCTTACCCAGGCTGATCATATTCGCGAACAACCGGTAGGCTCCCGGAACACCCTCGGGCATCTGGCGATAGAAGGCATAGGCGTTGTAGATGTACACGCCCTTCCCATATTTCGCGTAAACCAGCCCGCCTTTTTGCGGCTCCTGACCCGCATCGTGTGTTTCGAGAAGAGGCTGATAATTGGTATCCCACGACTGCAGGAACTTCGATCCCCGCTCCTCTACCCAGTTGTCGAAATCCTTGCTTGTGATCTTGTTTGGCCAGGTAAAGACAGCATTCGCAGGTTCGAGGATTTCCATTTTGGAATGCTCGTCGGTTACCTCCTCCGGATTTGAGCCCATCTTGTAGGGATATGGACCATAATTGTGATCGTATTCCGGCGTGTTGTACTGCACGATGACAACTCCGCCATTTTTTGCGTAGTCGAGGATCCGACTGTTGTAGGTCTTTAGATCATCGCGAACCGCATAGGCGCGCACGCCGACAACAATCGCATCGTACTTCGACAGATCACCGCCGGCGAGGTCTCCCGGCGAGAGGAAGTGAACATTGATTCCCAGGTTCACTAATGAGAGGGGCACGTCATCGCCCGCGCCTACGATATATCCAACGTTCAGACCCGGCGCAATCTTTACGTCGACGCCAGTCGTGCGATATGCGGAGGCGCGATACAGATTGTACGGACGCAGGTCAGGATATCCGACAGTGTGATAGCCCTCTTTGTACTCGCGGCCATCATAGGTGGCGACTGCGGTGATGGTGTAAGGCTTCTCCTCGATTCGCCCAGGCACGACGTGAAATTTGAGAATCTGATCGTCGCCATCCTTAGCTGTCAAAAATGCTTGCTGCTCCGATTTCCATCCCACTGGCAGATCGAGTCTCACGGTTCCTTTGGCTGGTCCCTTGACATTGCTGTGGACCCTGACCGTCAGGTCAAACGCCTTTGAGCTGAGAGGAACTATTCCAGCCTGTGGCGCGATGGCAACCGACACAGCAGGACCAATCACCAGAGGCTCAAGAACAGTCCCCGGTCCCGTGACGCGCTTCACGGACTGCACGACTTGCGAAATCTCGAAAGGCACTCCATCGAAGCTGAATTGCACCTTGGCTAACAGAGGGTATGGTGCAAGCGGCATGTTCAGGAATTGCGGTTCTTGAACGTCGTAGTAAGGCTGCTCGATATCTGGTCGTGCGAAGTAGGGACGCGTATAGCCCGCGTTCTGCGGTGCGTGAATCGCAAAGCGCGTGTCCATTGACTGATTGGATTTTAACGTTCCGCTGGTTTGCGATTCCGGATCAACCTTCCACTGCTCGCCTTGAGGCGTTTCGATAGCTACGCTCCCGACTTGCACAGGCAAATTCGTCGGATTCGTGGTATGAACCTTTACCCAAAATTGCTGCCCCGGAATGGCGACCTGGAAGGTCTCCGGATTTCGAAAAAAACGCGCAAAGGGGCCGGTAGGTTCTTTCTCCGGAGCAACAGCAGCAAGGACTGATAACCCCAGCGCCTCTCCGAGAGCGTTCCCGAATTGGACTTGCTTTACTTTTAATTCATGAGCAACATCATATTTTGAATCGTCGCTCAGGCTGCTCGCGGCAACCTTCTCAATCAAATCGTTGGTCGCTTTTAGTCCCTCGGCCAAAGTAGAAGCAATAGTCTCCGGACGCGGTGCTGAAAAATCGTGGATTGCCTTCTCCACGAGCGAGTTGATGCTTGCCAGCCTCTCCTTGAGAAATGCCGAGTCTGCTCCCTGGCTCAGACTGGCGATGCCCATGAGCGAAACATCAATGCCGTCAAAGAATGTGGATTCCTTTTCTGGGACTGAGGCCAGCGAAGCAAAGCGATGATACGGGCTCATTTGTTCCTCGGCTGGAGGCATACCGGTTCCGCCGTTTTGCGATCTCTGGTGGCCGAGTCCAAGGCGCGACACCTGTTCGTAAGTCAAGCCCAGGAGCGGGTTGTACTCGCCTTCGGGAATCTCGACTGCGGGTGAGAGTTCTCCCTTAGTGATAGTTCCGTCAGTGTAGTTGTGAAATTCGGCCGGATAGTACTTTCCGTCTGCGTAGTCATATATGCCTTTGTCGGTGATTCGCGCGAAAGGCACGCGGGCATAATCCTTGACCGGCTTCCACGGCCGCAGACCCTCCTTCAATTGCTCAGGAAACATCGCCGGGTCTCCTGCCGCCTTGAAAGCTTCCTGTGCCATCTGGCCGGCCGTTTGGTGATTCCCGTGGCCGTCTGTACGGCCGCCGACAAAAACTGAAGTGATTACCAACGGGCGCGTCATGCGGACTACGCGCACAACATCGGCAAGCACGCGATCATGACCCCAGTTGTCCAGGCTTTCCTCTTTGGTTTTTGAAAAACCGTAATCGATCACACGTGTCCAAAACTGTTGTGTGCCGTAGTAATGATCGGCCGCGAGAAGTTCTTCCGTGCGCACGAGTCCGAGCGCGTCGAAGTAGTCTGACGACATCACGTTGGCGCCCCCTTCACCGCGGTTCAAAGTCAGCAGGGCGACGCGAGCTCCCTGGCCGCGCGATGCATAGGTGAGCATTCCGCCATCTTCATCATCAGGATGAGCAGTCACCATTAGCAAACTGGCGCGCGTGCGCAACTTTTGCAGACTTTGCCAAAGAGCACTTGCGCCGCGATCAAACGGTATGGGCTGCGCAGTCACTTCGGGCGCGGTGCTGACGGCAGTCGGGGACTGCGCCTTTGCTGAGGAGACTGGAAAGAATAGGGGCAATATGCAGGCGAGGACCACAAGCAGAGCGAAAATACGATTTGATCTGAATGCCATAGATCTCCTTTGCACATTCCGAACCTGTTGAGGCGATGATAGGGTCGCCGAGCGGCGGAAGGATTTAGGTGAAGACACCAAAGCAGCCATAAAGCAACGGAATTGTACGGTCTGTAGCGAGAAATACCAAAACGTTTTGGCATTTCCTCACTTCGGATGCGGTTCTCTACTCACAGACGCTATTGCGCCGGCGCTTGCATTAGGTGAATGTAATCGTGTGGATAAGTTCTTCGATAAGTCTTGACAGTAAGAATTTGTCAGGTGTTAGATGTGAACCCAACCAGACCGAATCGTTTCGATATTTTATGAGGTCCTTACATGGCGATAACTTCACTCCGCCCGCTACGCTTCACGAATTTTTTGCGGGTTCGAGAATGGGTTCAGAGTGAGATCGCCAGGGATGAATCGCTTGGTGAAGTAATGCAGGAGGCTGCAATGAATCTTCGATGGGAAACGAAGAGACGTTTTCTCCACAGTGCTTTCGGGTTTGTGATTCTCGTTATTACCGCTCTCTCCGCCTATGCGCAGATTGATCGCGGGGCGATCGTCGGCAGGGTAGTGGACGCCTCTGGCGCTGTCGTTCCCAGAGCGGCTGTGACGGTAACCAACAAGGGAACTGGAGTGGCAGTCAACACTACGACGAACGACACCGGAGAATATCAGGTTTTGGCACTGATCCCGGGCACTTATTCGGTGCGCGTCAGTTCACAAGGATTCGACACTGTTGTTCGGGACAGTCTCGAGCTGCATGTGCAGGATCGTCTTTCCATTGAAGTGGCATTGCGCGTCGGATCAGTCAATCAAGAGGTCGTCGTCACTGGCAGCGAGCCGTTGTTGCAAACCGAGTCGGCGGACATCGGCAATGTAGTCGACTCACGACAGATTAACGATCTTCCCCTAAACGGACGCCGCTATGCAGACCTCGCGCTCCTGGAACCGGGAGTGCAAAAGTTCTACGGAGCCGCAAATCCAGCTCCAGACCGCTTCAGCGTAAACGGAAATCTCGAGCTTCAGAACAATTTCCGGCTGAATGGCATCGACAACAATTCCTGGTCGGAGAATCTTCAGGAATTCTCCGTGCAGGTGGTACAGCCGCCGCCAGACGCCGTGCAGGAATTTCGTGTGCAGACACGAACCTACTCCTCAGAGTTCGGGAACTCCGCCGGAGCTGTAATCAATACTGCGATCAAGTCCGGCACAAACGGTTATCACGGCAATCTATTTGAATACGTTCGCAATAGCATCTTCGACGCCAATTCATGGGCAAACAATAACGCAACTCCGCGTAAGCCAAAGGGCCGTTTCTCTCAGAATCAGTTTGGAGGCACGTTCGGCGGTCCCAT
This genomic window from Acidobacteriota bacterium contains:
- a CDS encoding GlcNAc-PI de-N-acetylase; protein product: MAFRSNRIFALLVVLACILPLFFPVSSAKAQSPTAVSTAPEVTAQPIPFDRGASALWQSLQKLRTRASLLMVTAHPDDEDGGMLTYASRGQGARVALLTLNRGEGGANVMSSDYFDALGLVRTEELLAADHYYGTQQFWTRVIDYGFSKTKEESLDNWGHDRVLADVVRVVRMTRPLVITSVFVGGRTDGHGNHQTAGQMAQEAFKAAGDPAMFPEQLKEGLRPWKPVKDYARVPFARITDKGIYDYADGKYYPAEFHNYTDGTITKGELSPAVEIPEGEYNPLLGLTYEQVSRLGLGHQRSQNGGTGMPPAEEQMSPYHRFASLASVPEKESTFFDGIDVSLMGIASLSQGADSAFLKERLASINSLVEKAIHDFSAPRPETIASTLAEGLKATNDLIEKVAASSLSDDSKYDVAHELKVKQVQFGNALGEALGLSVLAAVAPEKEPTGPFARFFRNPETFQVAIPGQQFWVKVHTTNPTNLPVQVGSVAIETPQGEQWKVDPESQTSGTLKSNQSMDTRFAIHAPQNAGYTRPYFARPDIEQPYYDVQEPQFLNMPLAPYPLLAKVQFSFDGVPFEISQVVQSVKRVTGPGTVLEPLVIGPAVSVAIAPQAGIVPLSSKAFDLTVRVHSNVKGPAKGTVRLDLPVGWKSEQQAFLTAKDGDDQILKFHVVPGRIEEKPYTITAVATYDGREYKEGYHTVGYPDLRPYNLYRASAYRTTGVDVKIAPGLNVGYIVGAGDDVPLSLVNLGINVHFLSPGDLAGGDLSKYDAIVVGVRAYAVRDDLKTYNSRILDYAKNGGVVIVQYNTPEYDHNYGPYPYKMGSNPEEVTDEHSKMEILEPANAVFTWPNKITSKDFDNWVEERGSKFLQSWDTNYQPLLETHDAGQEPQKGGLVYAKYGKGVYIYNAYAFYRQMPEGVPGAYRLFANMISLGKSPQLASTQSGKQRASLDKPKR